From the Streptomyces syringium genome, one window contains:
- a CDS encoding FAD-dependent monooxygenase has translation MDYDVVVAGGGPVGLMLACELRLGGTRVAVLERLTEVNPTIKGGAITTPSAEALYRRGMLPALAEAQRQAMDRFQAFMRERNGGDGGGAAGQGLGFVGHFAGIMLRADLVDRTEPGFGDAGPAAEILLVTQQEIERLLGERADELGVDVRRGVELTGFDADDEGVTVRTDGGAIRAGWLVGCDGGRSTVRKLAGFAFPGTDPEITCHQAVVEMTGTEDLTVGWTATDTGVYAHGPMPGRIVTVEFDGPPADRDAPVTTEDLQESLRRVSGVDVTITEVRTATRFTDHARQVTEYRKGRVLLAGDAAHVHSAFGSQGLSLGIGDAMNLGWKLAAVIAGRAPERLLDTYTAERHPVDAGILDWTRSQVAAMRPDPQSRALRKIVSDLAGTVTGTTYLTARLNGAGVRYELPGEHPLTGRSAPDLELADGSRLADHLHGGRALLLDLTDDPELRALAAGYAGRVDTLTAGCPARPELAAVLVRPDGFTAWAADAQAPTPTAGLADALEEWFGVPKGAVTPG, from the coding sequence ATGGACTATGACGTAGTGGTGGCCGGAGGCGGCCCGGTCGGACTGATGCTGGCCTGCGAACTCCGGCTCGGAGGCACGCGGGTGGCCGTCCTGGAGCGCCTCACCGAAGTGAACCCGACGATCAAGGGCGGGGCGATCACCACGCCCAGCGCCGAGGCCCTCTACCGCCGGGGCATGCTGCCCGCGCTGGCCGAGGCGCAGCGGCAGGCGATGGACCGCTTCCAGGCATTCATGCGCGAGCGGAACGGCGGGGACGGAGGCGGGGCCGCCGGCCAAGGGCTCGGGTTCGTCGGGCACTTCGCCGGGATCATGCTGCGCGCCGACCTGGTCGACCGCACGGAGCCGGGCTTCGGCGACGCCGGACCCGCCGCCGAGATCCTCCTCGTGACGCAGCAGGAGATCGAGCGGCTGCTCGGCGAGCGGGCGGACGAGCTCGGCGTCGACGTGCGCCGGGGAGTGGAGCTGACGGGCTTCGACGCGGACGACGAGGGCGTCACGGTGCGGACGGACGGCGGGGCGATACGCGCCGGCTGGCTCGTGGGCTGCGACGGCGGCCGCAGCACGGTCCGCAAGCTCGCGGGGTTCGCATTCCCGGGTACGGACCCGGAGATCACCTGCCACCAGGCGGTGGTGGAGATGACCGGCACCGAGGACCTGACGGTCGGCTGGACCGCCACGGACACCGGGGTCTACGCCCACGGGCCGATGCCGGGCCGCATCGTCACCGTGGAGTTCGACGGCCCGCCGGCCGACCGGGACGCGCCGGTCACCACCGAGGACCTCCAGGAGAGCCTGCGCCGTGTCTCCGGCGTGGACGTCACGATCACCGAGGTGCGGACCGCGACCCGCTTCACCGACCACGCCCGCCAGGTCACCGAGTACCGCAAGGGCCGGGTGCTGCTGGCAGGCGACGCGGCGCACGTGCACTCAGCGTTCGGCAGCCAGGGGCTGAGCCTGGGCATCGGGGACGCGATGAACCTCGGTTGGAAGCTCGCCGCGGTGATCGCCGGCCGGGCACCGGAGAGGCTGCTGGACACGTACACCGCCGAACGGCACCCGGTCGACGCGGGGATCCTGGACTGGACCCGGTCCCAGGTCGCGGCCATGCGCCCGGACCCGCAGTCCCGGGCCCTGCGTAAGATCGTCAGCGACCTGGCGGGGACGGTCACGGGCACCACGTACCTCACCGCGCGGCTCAACGGCGCCGGAGTGCGGTACGAGCTGCCGGGCGAACACCCGCTGACCGGCCGCAGCGCCCCTGACCTCGAACTCGCCGACGGCAGCCGTCTCGCGGACCACCTCCACGGCGGCCGGGCGCTGCTGCTCGACCTCACCGACGACCCGGAGCTCCGGGCCCTCGCCGCGGGGTACGCCGGCCGCGTCGACACCCTGACGGCCGGCTGCCCGGCCCGCCCGGAACTGGCGGCCGTCCTCGTCCGTCCGGACGGCTTCACGGCCTGGGCGGCCGACGCGCAGGCGCCGACGCCGACGGCCGGGCTGGCGGACGCGCTGGAGGAGTGGTTCGGAGTGCCAAAGGGTGCGGTGACGCCGGGCTGA
- a CDS encoding response regulator, with the protein MIRVLIADDDALVRAGIRAIVEASPQITVTAEARDGLDAIEQARRCPPDVVLMDIEMPGCDGLAATRHLLARPDPPKVLVLTTFGMDENITAALHAGASGFLLKQLNPEQLIHAVCTVAAGGTVLSPTVTQQLLSRGASVPRRAAEARALIARLSTREREVFALLGQGMSNAEIAERLYMSASTVKTYVSRALTKLDVDNRTQAALLAYELNLHEQSGRRTPEKD; encoded by the coding sequence GTGATCCGCGTCCTGATCGCCGACGACGACGCCCTGGTGCGCGCCGGGATCCGCGCCATCGTGGAGGCATCTCCGCAGATCACGGTCACGGCGGAGGCCCGGGACGGCCTCGACGCCATCGAACAGGCCCGCCGGTGCCCGCCGGACGTGGTGCTGATGGACATCGAGATGCCGGGCTGCGACGGCCTGGCCGCCACGCGCCACCTCCTCGCACGGCCCGACCCGCCCAAGGTGCTCGTCCTGACCACGTTCGGCATGGACGAGAACATCACCGCCGCGCTGCACGCGGGGGCCTCGGGATTCCTGCTGAAACAGCTCAACCCGGAACAGCTCATCCACGCGGTGTGTACGGTCGCCGCCGGCGGCACCGTGCTGTCCCCCACCGTCACCCAGCAACTCCTCTCGCGTGGGGCGTCCGTGCCCCGGCGCGCGGCCGAGGCCCGCGCCCTGATCGCCAGGCTCAGCACACGCGAGCGGGAGGTCTTCGCCCTCCTCGGACAGGGCATGAGCAACGCCGAGATCGCCGAACGGCTGTACATGAGCGCGTCCACCGTCAAGACGTACGTCTCCCGGGCCCTCACCAAGCTCGACGTCGACAACCGCACGCAGGCGGCACTGCTGGCGTACGAACTCAACCTGCACGAGCAAAGCGGCCGCAGAACACCGGAGAAAGACTGA
- a CDS encoding sensor histidine kinase: MEWYTALCNSRWKNTVLAVVYGIPLVDIALVVPDAGLVPDRTAGLLISLAIAVTTVWRERFLLPYSVLSAAGVMVTGHLLSTTLACYTAVRKGHSVLATVLVLVSLVFALATPESLIAHAPHPEATFFGAAVIVLVPVLMGCLAKANRKMAELTAERQAREALLQEGRLREAALRQRERLVRDIHNGVGRQITLMVLQAGAIAVRKDASAPVKDGCRLISDAGRDAVHALREIVVLAKTPDPGEVPPAERRHTLADLAPVIGRYRDGGRPITINVHISPVPPDPAAQDLAYKVVAEGLSNAARHARSAAVDIRIHQTGTELIVTVANEVPPPDSDPLPGTGHGLAWLREEVRSAGGALTTAPAPGGGFVLEARLPLPGDLAPRPASLTQENP, encoded by the coding sequence ATGGAGTGGTACACCGCGCTGTGCAACAGCCGGTGGAAAAACACCGTCCTGGCGGTGGTCTACGGCATCCCGCTCGTCGACATCGCGCTGGTCGTCCCGGACGCGGGCCTCGTCCCGGACCGGACCGCGGGCCTGCTGATCTCCCTCGCCATCGCGGTGACCACAGTGTGGCGCGAGCGCTTCCTCCTGCCCTACAGCGTGCTCTCGGCCGCCGGCGTGATGGTCACCGGCCATCTGCTGAGCACGACGCTGGCCTGCTACACCGCGGTCCGCAAGGGCCACTCCGTACTGGCCACGGTCCTGGTGCTCGTCTCCCTGGTCTTCGCGCTCGCGACGCCGGAGTCGCTCATCGCGCATGCCCCGCACCCGGAGGCCACCTTCTTCGGGGCCGCGGTCATCGTGCTCGTACCGGTGCTCATGGGCTGCCTGGCGAAGGCGAACAGGAAGATGGCCGAGCTCACCGCCGAGCGGCAGGCCAGGGAGGCCCTCCTCCAGGAGGGCCGGCTCCGCGAGGCGGCCCTGCGCCAGCGCGAACGGCTCGTACGGGACATCCACAACGGGGTCGGGCGTCAGATCACCCTCATGGTGCTCCAGGCCGGCGCCATCGCGGTCCGCAAGGACGCGTCGGCACCCGTCAAGGACGGGTGCCGGCTCATCTCCGACGCGGGGCGCGACGCCGTCCACGCCCTGCGCGAGATCGTCGTGCTCGCGAAGACGCCCGACCCCGGCGAGGTGCCGCCGGCCGAACGCCGGCACACCCTGGCGGACCTCGCCCCCGTGATCGGCCGCTACCGCGACGGCGGCCGGCCGATCACCATCAACGTCCACATCTCCCCGGTCCCTCCCGACCCGGCCGCCCAGGACCTCGCCTACAAGGTCGTCGCGGAAGGGCTGAGCAACGCTGCACGCCACGCCCGCAGCGCCGCCGTCGACATCCGGATCCACCAGACCGGCACCGAGCTGATCGTCACCGTGGCCAACGAGGTGCCGCCGCCGGACAGCGACCCGCTGCCGGGCACCGGCCACGGCCTTGCCTGGCTCCGCGAAGAGGTCCGCTCCGCGGGCGGCGCCCTGACGACGGCCCCTGCGCCGGGCGGCGGATTCGTCCTGGAGGCCCGACTGCCGCTCCCCGGCGACCTCGCCCCCCGCCCCGCTTCCCTCACCCAGGAGAACCCGTGA
- a CDS encoding asparaginase encodes MNTSSPPTVLVVTLGGTIAMTSAPEGGVRPALGAHDLLAAVPQLGDVVAQVKTLEFRSVPGASLSIDDMNELADTLGAMDAEGTLDGVVVTQGTDTLEETAYLLSLLYGGTAPVVVTGAMRHPEMAGADGPANLLAAVALAASPQARGLGVLVVFSDQIFDAARVRKTHSTSTTAFTAPGTGPLGTVIEGRVRLLAVPAHRPPPLTAPMRIPARVGLYVASLGDDGVMLRAMAEHADGLVIAAFGAGHVPAAWVPLLEDTARRIPVVLASRAGSGTTLTRTYGFPGSEKDLLGRGLIGAGHLDPLKARLLLTTLLRTGTHRAGIRRAFAPLGTTAEGRG; translated from the coding sequence GTGAACACCTCTTCGCCTCCCACGGTGCTCGTGGTGACGCTCGGCGGCACCATCGCAATGACCTCCGCACCGGAGGGTGGCGTGCGCCCGGCTCTCGGCGCGCACGACCTCCTCGCCGCGGTGCCCCAGCTCGGGGACGTCGTCGCCCAAGTGAAGACCCTGGAATTCCGCAGCGTCCCAGGGGCGTCCCTGTCGATTGACGACATGAACGAACTGGCGGACACGCTAGGGGCGATGGACGCCGAAGGCACCCTCGACGGGGTCGTCGTCACGCAGGGCACCGACACCCTGGAGGAGACCGCCTATCTGCTGAGCCTCCTCTACGGCGGCACCGCGCCCGTGGTCGTGACGGGGGCGATGCGGCATCCGGAGATGGCCGGGGCGGACGGGCCCGCCAACCTGCTGGCCGCGGTCGCCCTCGCCGCCAGCCCCCAGGCCCGTGGCCTGGGCGTCCTGGTCGTCTTCAGCGATCAGATCTTCGACGCCGCCCGCGTCAGGAAGACCCACAGCACCAGCACCACGGCGTTCACCGCCCCCGGCACCGGTCCGCTGGGCACCGTTATCGAGGGACGAGTGCGGCTCCTGGCCGTGCCCGCCCACCGCCCGCCTCCGCTCACCGCCCCGATGCGGATCCCGGCCCGGGTCGGCCTGTATGTGGCCAGCCTCGGTGACGACGGAGTGATGCTACGTGCCATGGCCGAGCACGCCGACGGCCTGGTGATCGCCGCGTTCGGAGCCGGACACGTCCCCGCCGCATGGGTACCCCTCCTGGAGGACACAGCACGGCGTATCCCGGTTGTACTCGCCTCCCGCGCCGGCAGCGGCACGACCCTGACCCGCACCTACGGATTCCCGGGGTCCGAGAAGGACCTGCTGGGGCGCGGTCTGATCGGCGCCGGCCACCTCGACCCCCTCAAGGCCCGCCTGTTGCTCACCACCTTGCTGCGCACCGGCACCCACCGTGCGGGGATCCGCCGGGCCTTCGCCCCCTTGGGCACCACAGCGGAGGGCCGCGGGTGA